A window from Dehalococcoidia bacterium encodes these proteins:
- a CDS encoding LLM class flavin-dependent oxidoreductase codes for MLINRPPQAAGRLTPEQVVAEARRGEAAGFDILSFADWAVGDPFPPLMLVAQATERAALMTRVVGSATRSPVLLASGAGWVDRASGGRFILGLGASIADVVSGRHGLPWGKPATRMEETLKLIRALWGEDIPGVERNPDGSLRFPGREIRAERAFVDILPARRPPLLVAASGPRMLQIAGAWADGVILELTTPAYVRWAVERVREGAAQTGRSLAGFEVCVQSSITVESDDPATARQRQWALDFYINHCVYPEFKHLWPAAGLEAEAAAVKAAVEAGDRERAGRLVRETILPQMVVWGAKEDTPALLLEWIGARIDAGATMFSLPTNVAEVAGIDLAAIRRAADARQAALLAKGAARYQSTVSGSKTGTEPSSVGR; via the coding sequence ATGCTGATCAACCGGCCGCCCCAAGCAGCAGGCCGACTGACGCCCGAGCAGGTGGTGGCGGAAGCTCGACGCGGCGAGGCTGCCGGCTTCGACATCCTTTCCTTCGCCGATTGGGCGGTCGGCGACCCTTTCCCGCCGCTGATGCTCGTGGCCCAAGCGACAGAGCGCGCTGCCCTGATGACGCGCGTCGTCGGCAGCGCGACGCGCAGCCCGGTGCTCCTCGCCTCCGGCGCGGGCTGGGTCGACCGGGCCTCGGGCGGACGCTTCATCCTAGGGCTTGGCGCGAGCATTGCCGACGTCGTGAGCGGTCGTCATGGCCTCCCCTGGGGCAAGCCTGCCACCCGGATGGAAGAGACGCTGAAACTGATCCGGGCGCTCTGGGGTGAGGACATCCCCGGCGTGGAGCGCAACCCGGACGGCTCGCTCCGCTTCCCCGGTCGGGAGATCCGCGCCGAGCGTGCCTTCGTCGATATCCTCCCGGCGCGCCGGCCCCCGCTCCTAGTGGCGGCGAGCGGACCGCGGATGCTCCAAATCGCCGGCGCTTGGGCGGATGGCGTTATCCTCGAGCTGACAACGCCGGCGTATGTGCGCTGGGCGGTAGAGCGGGTGCGCGAGGGAGCGGCACAGACCGGGCGCTCCCTCGCCGGCTTTGAGGTGTGCGTTCAGTCGTCGATCACTGTCGAGTCGGACGACCCGGCGACAGCGCGCCAGCGCCAGTGGGCGCTCGACTTTTATATCAACCACTGCGTCTACCCGGAGTTCAAGCATCTTTGGCCGGCAGCGGGGCTCGAGGCAGAGGCAGCGGCAGTCAAGGCGGCCGTTGAAGCGGGCGACCGCGAGCGGGCTGGCCGTCTCGTCCGGGAGACGATCCTGCCGCAGATGGTCGTCTGGGGCGCCAAAGAAGATACGCCGGCGCTGCTCCTTGAGTGGATCGGCGCGCGCATCGATGCCGGCGCGACGATGTTCTCCCTGCCGACGAACGTCGCGGAGGTGGCCGGCATCGACCTCGCCGCGATCCGCCGGGCGGCAGACGCGCGTCAGGCGGCGCTCCTCGCTAAGGGGGCTGCGCGCTACCAGTCGACAGTGTCAGGATCGAAAACCGGCACCGAGCCGTCTTCCGTGGGACGGTAA
- a CDS encoding GNAT family N-acetyltransferase, with the protein MTTIESEIIQGQLVRLRPKRLDDAPQDYVWRRDPELSSFDAIAPTTATYEEFLREFRYDLASLGPRRKRFAIETLDGKHIGNCSLFNIDDKRRQAELGIMIGDRNYWSKGYGADTVRTLVAYAFKTLPIDKVYLYTLDWNVRAQRSFAKAGFKEVTRVSDDRNRFVVMEIYRPTEDGSVPVFDPDTVDW; encoded by the coding sequence ATGACGACCATCGAGTCGGAGATCATTCAGGGGCAGCTTGTCCGGCTGCGGCCAAAGCGCCTCGACGACGCGCCGCAAGACTACGTCTGGCGGCGCGACCCTGAGCTGTCCAGTTTCGACGCCATCGCGCCGACGACTGCCACCTACGAGGAGTTTCTGCGCGAGTTCCGCTATGACCTTGCCAGCCTCGGGCCGCGCCGCAAGCGCTTCGCCATCGAGACGCTCGACGGCAAGCACATCGGCAATTGCAGTCTCTTCAACATTGACGACAAGCGGCGGCAAGCAGAGCTCGGCATCATGATCGGAGATCGCAACTACTGGTCGAAGGGCTACGGGGCGGACACGGTCCGGACGCTTGTCGCCTACGCCTTCAAGACGCTGCCGATTGATAAGGTGTATCTCTACACCTTGGACTGGAACGTGCGCGCGCAGCGGAGCTTCGCGAAGGCCGGCTTTAAGGAAGTGACACGCGTCTCCGACGACCGCAACCGCTTCGTCGTCATGGAGATTTACCGTCCCACGGAAGACGGCTCGGTGCCGGTTTTCGATCCTGACACTGTCGACTGGTAG
- the gcvT gene encoding glycine cleavage system aminomethyltransferase GcvT, which translates to MAERTALFSCHQAAGARFIEFAGWEMPVHYTSIVAEHRAVRARAGMFDTSHMGQIEVRGNDAGPWLDWLLPNDIVGLGIGRARYSLLLAEDGGTIDDLMVYRLAEEEYLLVVNAAGRACDLEWLEEHRRGEVTITPRYADRAMIALQGPDAVTIAAGLADTSLPDLPRFGISTARIAGRPALAARTGYTGEDGLELFLANEDAPAVWEALLAAGVPPCGLGARDTLRLEAGLPLYGHELDRTTTPYEAGLGWTVNLAKPSFLGKAALLAIKAAGPRRSLIGFRVEDRGIARHGHPVVIAGQPVGVVTSGSYAPTIDAAIGMAYVPPPNAVLGAPLTILVRDKALAARIVPRPFYRRDR; encoded by the coding sequence GTGGCTGAGCGGACTGCGCTCTTTTCCTGCCACCAAGCCGCGGGAGCGCGGTTCATCGAGTTCGCCGGCTGGGAGATGCCGGTGCACTACACCAGTATCGTCGCCGAACATCGCGCCGTGCGCGCCCGTGCCGGCATGTTCGACACTAGCCACATGGGCCAGATCGAGGTGCGCGGGAACGATGCCGGCCCCTGGCTCGACTGGCTGCTGCCCAACGACATCGTCGGCCTCGGCATCGGCCGCGCCCGCTATTCGCTGCTCCTCGCCGAGGATGGCGGCACGATCGATGACCTGATGGTCTATCGCCTCGCGGAGGAGGAGTATCTCCTCGTGGTTAACGCTGCCGGCCGCGCCTGCGACCTCGAATGGCTGGAGGAGCACCGCCGAGGCGAGGTGACCATCACGCCGCGCTACGCCGACCGGGCAATGATCGCGCTCCAAGGACCGGACGCGGTCACGATCGCCGCCGGCTTGGCAGACACCTCCCTGCCCGACCTCCCGCGCTTTGGGATCAGCACCGCCCGTATTGCCGGTCGGCCTGCCCTCGCCGCGCGGACGGGCTACACTGGGGAAGATGGGCTTGAGCTGTTCTTGGCCAATGAGGATGCGCCCGCTGTCTGGGAGGCGCTCCTCGCTGCCGGGGTGCCGCCCTGCGGACTTGGCGCGCGCGACACCTTGCGGCTCGAGGCGGGGCTGCCGCTCTACGGCCACGAGCTGGACCGGACGACAACCCCCTATGAAGCGGGCCTAGGCTGGACGGTGAATCTTGCCAAGCCGTCTTTTCTCGGCAAAGCGGCGCTGCTCGCTATCAAGGCGGCTGGACCACGCCGATCCCTCATCGGCTTCCGGGTTGAGGACCGGGGGATTGCCCGGCATGGGCATCCGGTAGTGATCGCGGGGCAGCCGGTGGGAGTTGTCACCAGCGGCAGCTACGCGCCCACCATCGATGCCGCGATCGGTATGGCCTATGTGCCGCCGCCGAACGCCGTTCTCGGCGCCCCGCTGACGATCCTCGTGCGCGATAAGGCGCTGGCGGCGCGCATCGTCCCCCGCCCATTCTACCGACGTGACCGGTAG
- a CDS encoding NUDIX hydrolase, whose product MKRARRRSALPVKETISAGGVVFREGPEGAEIALVVRDGPGIWALPKGAPHEGETLEQAAAREVAEETGLQVEPVADLGEIDYWFVSRGEAVRYHKRVRHFLFRAVGGSTAEHDHEYDRVEWVPIGLAPEQMTYENEAAIVRRAEEVLATLAVQRG is encoded by the coding sequence GTGAAGCGCGCGCGGCGGCGCTCCGCGCTTCCCGTGAAAGAGACGATCTCGGCGGGGGGCGTTGTCTTTCGAGAGGGGCCGGAAGGCGCCGAGATCGCGCTCGTCGTCCGCGACGGGCCGGGAATTTGGGCGCTGCCGAAGGGAGCGCCGCACGAAGGAGAGACTCTTGAGCAGGCCGCAGCGCGCGAGGTCGCAGAGGAGACCGGCCTGCAAGTCGAGCCGGTCGCTGACCTCGGCGAAATTGACTACTGGTTCGTCTCGCGCGGAGAGGCAGTGCGGTACCACAAGCGCGTTCGGCACTTCCTCTTCCGCGCCGTCGGCGGCTCAACCGCCGAGCACGACCACGAGTATGACCGAGTTGAGTGGGTGCCGATTGGGCTCGCTCCCGAGCAGATGACCTACGAGAACGAGGCGGCGATTGTCCGGCGGGCGGAGGAGGTGTTAGCGACCTTGGCGGTGCAGCGTGGCTGA
- the ald gene encoding alanine dehydrogenase, with the protein MIVGVPREIKDNEFRVAATPAGVESLVAAGHQVLVERQAGEGSGFSDAEYERAGARLCSAAEVWQNAALILKVKEPLPAEYPYLRPGLILFTYLHLAANEQLTRALLESGITAIAYETVQTGDGRLPLLTPMSEIAGRMSVQVGAHYLERMNGGRGKLLGGVPGVRPADVVIIGAGVVGSNAAQIALGMGAHVTLLDINVDRLRALDERLIGSFETIASNRRSVAEAVRYADVLIGAVLVPGAKAPRVVTREMVATMKPGTVIIDVAVDQGGCVETARPTTHSDPVYTVDGVIHYCVANMPGAVPRTSTYALSNVTLPYALTLASFPLAEAIARMPALASGVNIVGGRLTCPAVGEAFGLPVTPLAEALP; encoded by the coding sequence GTGATTGTCGGCGTTCCGCGTGAGATCAAGGACAATGAATTCCGCGTCGCGGCGACGCCGGCGGGCGTTGAGTCGCTCGTCGCGGCGGGTCATCAGGTGCTCGTGGAGCGCCAAGCAGGCGAGGGCAGCGGCTTCTCGGACGCCGAATACGAACGCGCCGGCGCGCGTCTTTGCAGCGCCGCTGAGGTCTGGCAGAACGCCGCCCTGATTCTCAAAGTTAAGGAGCCGCTGCCCGCGGAGTATCCGTATCTCCGGCCTGGCCTCATTCTCTTCACCTATCTGCATCTCGCCGCCAACGAGCAGCTCACCCGTGCCCTGCTTGAGAGCGGCATCACCGCCATCGCGTACGAGACCGTCCAGACAGGCGACGGCCGCCTCCCGCTGCTGACGCCGATGAGCGAGATCGCTGGCCGCATGAGCGTCCAAGTGGGCGCGCACTACCTTGAGCGGATGAACGGCGGGCGCGGCAAGCTGCTTGGCGGCGTGCCGGGCGTCCGGCCGGCAGACGTGGTGATCATTGGTGCGGGGGTTGTCGGGTCGAATGCCGCTCAAATCGCGCTTGGGATGGGCGCGCACGTCACCCTGCTTGATATCAACGTCGACCGGCTGCGCGCGCTCGATGAGCGCTTGATCGGGTCATTCGAGACGATCGCGTCGAACCGACGGTCGGTCGCCGAGGCGGTGCGCTACGCCGACGTGCTGATCGGCGCGGTGCTTGTGCCGGGAGCGAAGGCGCCTCGCGTTGTCACCCGCGAGATGGTTGCGACGATGAAGCCGGGAACCGTCATTATCGATGTCGCCGTTGACCAAGGAGGCTGCGTCGAAACCGCCCGTCCAACCACGCATTCCGACCCGGTCTACACTGTCGATGGGGTGATCCACTACTGCGTCGCGAACATGCCGGGCGCAGTGCCCCGCACCTCGACTTATGCGCTGTCGAATGTCACGCTCCCCTACGCCCTCACTCTCGCCTCTTTTCCGCTCGCCGAGGCGATCGCGCGCATGCCAGCCCTCGCCTCCGGCGTCAATATCGTCGGCGGCCGCTTGACCTGCCCGGCTGTCGGCGAGGCGTTTGGCCTCCCAGTGACCCCGCTCGCGGAGGCGCTTCCGTGA